cccccattttatGATCTTCAATTCTTGTACGTTACCAGTCCTACCTCTAACTGGTATCAAATTaagaagtcaggaaaaaagtgtgaagtcaggaaaaaaaaaaaaaactgctgttggctgtgtctttttcctttgtgtgcaCATATAACGCTGCTTTTAAAAGTAGGTCATGCAGTCTGTAGGCTACTGTAGTTAGCTGATTCTGGGATTCCTGTTACCTGAGCACAGTGCCTTTTGGGTATATCTGCTCAGTGCTATTCAGGAACATATGAATTTGTACTTTGTCCTGTGCCAGTcacaagcagcacagctgcagttaTCAATGTTTGATATAAGCCAAGAGCTTTTGCAGAGAAGCAAGCTTTCAGTTCTTTCAGCGTGTGAATGAACGCAGTGAGTTTGCATGAGCAGGGTGAGCTGGCTTCTCCCTGCTGAGCAAAGAGCCCTAAGGTGCTGTGCACACAAAGCTGCCTCAGACTGTGATGGGAGTTACACGGATACAAGGCTTTCAGGACTGTTCACGAGATAAATGAATCCTGTTCTGGGCTCCATAGTAGTCATGCAAGTGCCCTAAATCGCTCCTCACATAATACGACCATAACTGAGAAGCAGAATCATCCAGGGTGGCTCATGATAATAGCTTTAATGCTACTGACTGCTGAtggcaaagctgaaaaaagcaaagaatctttctgcagcagagaaTTGCAACCATTTGTAACGCCATGGGTGACTGAACATCACtcagaagaaatgcagtgatATAGCCCAGTAGTACAGAGATGATTCAGGGCTCACACTCTGAGCTGTGACAATGAGCAGTAAAACTGTGCAAAGGAAAGAGTTGTGACAGTGCAGGAACTCTTTTGGAGGTGAGCCCCAACCACTGCTCCCTTCAGGCAAGGCAAAAAAGCATTGCCCAAAGTGCTAGGGAATTAAGAAATCTGCAGGTTCCTCCACACTTTCACATCACTGCTTCCTGGCCCTTCGGCAGCCCAGACACACCTCTCCTGCTGGAATACATGTGAGCACCTATTTTCAGTGGTATTGACAAGGGGTCCGGAGGAATTAGCAGACACAATTAAGAGCAGTTCCAACAAAAGAGCTTCCAACAACCTAGTTTTTGTATCAAAGCCTTTTGGTAGGTCATGGTTTGATAGAAAGTGACGCTTATTCTTTCTGTAGATCTAGCTCTTCTTGCCCACTCAGGAGCAGAGAATCGCACttgagagaaaacagacaaatgcATGTTAGTTTGGCTTGTACAGAGGCCCTCGTGTCATGCATTTTTCAGCCAAGACTGTTTCTACTGGTCCTGATGTGTTAACCACTTCTAGCTGAAGTGTGAGCCAGGAGAATGCCCAGTCTGTCAGGAGTTCACCATCAGTACATTGCAGAAGGAAACATCtgaggagaaagcaaagcagtcaATCTTGCAGGTGAGCTGTCAATAAAGGCTAAACAACCTGTGCTGAGCAATTACCACAGTGAGAccagcagaagacaaaataatttttctcctgAGTCCCACCTGTGTCATCTTTGCTACACAAAAACACAGGCATGCTTACATAAAGCTGGCTGTAGCTTTTGAAACACAGGTGGAAGATGGAGGGTAAAATCATGCATTAGGTCCTATTCTGTACCACTTCATTTTCACATGGAAGCTGGCCAGGTCACTTTAAAGTGGCCCCTGAGTGATCCAAGTGTAAAAGGGGACAATTATGTTCTAGGGGACCAATTTAGACTTTGACAAAATCCAGGCAATTAAAGGCCTCCCGGAAACCAGGATCTGAATCAACGGGACGTTCAAAATGAGTTGGATTCAAATTCAACCATCTGCCTTTACAAGAAAATTGACTACATATGAGCCTGCTACAGTCACTGGAGATCCACCCAGTATAGTCAGTGGCATTTAGACTTTCCAACTCACCCTAAAATAGACCCTGAGATTTCTACAGATGCTTCTCCACAGCTGTAGCAAGGACCAGGGAAGCAAGATGCCAGCTACACTCAAATCCTGCTACTTAATGCTTCTCTCTGGGAAGAGAGTTGGGATGTTCATATAGATCTTAGCAAGAGGAACAATGGTTCAGCCTGCATTTAGAGTTACCAGTCATTAGGGATCCTGATGTGGCTTTCTGGGACGTGCCTCTGTATTTATCTAGGAGGCAATACCATGTTTTGTACATACTGAGCCCAACTAGTGGAAGGAGGCCTGTCTGGAGGTAGTGTGGATGCTTAGCCAAAGAGTTTTGATTCATCACTAACAAGATCATCTCCAAGTTCTGACACAATACCTTACATTAATCCTTTGTTCTAAAAAAACATGTCCCAGATACCATGCCAAATTATCCTTTCAGCTACACCTGCAAAACATGGTTGAGTGGCCTGGTTTTGTATTCCAGTGTATGTTAAATCAGTCAACAGCTACAGGCTCTCATATCCTTAATGCAACTGCAAGAGAAAGCAATGTATGAAggttgttctcttttttttttttttcttcagtgtgtgtgttttaatcTGTAAAGATAATCTTCAAAAACATGCAGACAGCTCTACCTCAATTCCTTTGTGGACTGAACAGGAGAGGAAACATTCAATAAGAGTTTcacagaagagagagatgaaaagatAGAAAGTACATATTTCaagcagaatatatatataatatataatatatataagtagaatatttatttatttactgtaaaatgCCAATCATACCACACAGATTCAATATAAGACCATAGAGTTTTCAGAAGACTGAAGGATCCTCTGGGAACCTGTCATATTGTTTATCACAAATGGCCTCTGCCATTAAGCTTTGATTCTTTTCCTGGCGTTTGAGGTCAGAAGGGAAAAGGTtgactgctttttcctctgactTTCAAAAGGACTATGTGAAGTAACTGCAGACTGGAATCTATTGTCTGTCAATCCTGGACATAGGCAATATTTAAAAGATGCAAAGTTATAAAGGAAATCAGTTCATGTACTATTTAAATTTAGACTTTATTTGGTAGTTTTTGTGGTcaaagtttataaaaatatcacCATTTTGTTGTAACTCAGTATTACTTAACAATATTTTAGGGGCAAGCTACCTGCAGGAAGGCCCTATGGCACAGGATAACTCCATGCTACAGGGACACCCatcagagtgtttttttttgcaagctgGTTGTCCATCGCCACGTACCCTGGGTAGCCACCTGACAAAGAGTGGAGTCTAATGACGTCAAGTTCCCTGACAGGCATCAGCAATTTTTCAGTAACTGCTTGCATGCATGCATGCTTTTGCTCCATGATAAGTGCAAGGTAGCACTATTTCATCAAGAAGCGAGTTGCCTTGTGCTGTTGGGTAATAAGAGCACGCACATGGAATGTGACCAAAGAGGAGTGTGAGTCCTGTAGGAATTAATTCCTGAACTGTTGTATTGAATCCTTATAAAGGGCTGTTATAACTTTGCTAATATAagataattatattaaaatatcaaccttaaataaaataagcttaCAAAGTCTGTGTCTATAGGAAAGATGAGCATACATATTATATGCTAGCACTCTCTAATAGGCAGAAATTATAGGActacttttcttcagttttgaatAAAGCTGCTTTCGTCTAGATTGATACAGTTAAAAAGCTCTACAGGCACATATTTCTCCAGTACACTAAACCTGGTaacttttctacattttttcactttaaaaatagagGGATTTTCACCTCTCAATGTGAAATACTTGTGGAGAGAAGACACTCATGTTTTACCTTGCCCTAACTATTTGAGGTCAGAACTATAACCACCATAGGGCTTGCTTTGACCAAATGTACTTAAATAAAGACTGAAGTTTGTCTCtgcaagagttttttttttttttttttaaatatcaatatAGAGATTCTGAAGTCACTCTTTCGGTGTAAAAATAAGTCATCTTTTTCAGTGAAGGCATAGATATGGTTTTCTTATGTACTTTATCTGAATAatcttcagtgaaaaatatgaagatttGTTTGTCTTAAACTAAATGACATAGAAGGTCAGGAATATTGCAGCTAGTTagatgttttcagctttgtttgcCCAGAAATACAGATCAGTACTTGCACACACAAGTGCACAAAGGTGCTCATTTCCTGaaagtattcatttttaaaagaagataagTGAAAGATTAATGTGAAATAATGCCATTGTGATAAAATAGCTACAGACTCAGCAACATTTAGCGATTGCGAGAATGATGCTCTGAACAAAACAACcgaaacaaagaaaaaaaaaagaaaaaaaaaagaactcagcAAAAAGAACAGGGAAAGGAAGGCCCAATTCAAAGAAGTTTCTTAGAACACTTATGTTCACATCTTGACTGGGTGAAGGAAACCCTCGGCTTGTAGAGATGTAACACTAAAAGTTAAAATTTCCACAAAAGTTTATTGAAAGGGTGAGAAAGAACATCCAAACAAGACCTTTGGCCTCTTTCAGCAAAGCCCACCCTCAGCGTAGGGAGTGCGCAGTCAGCGATGCACTTATTGACATTCCTCGGCTGGGGGAACGTgaacatttacagaaataagtGTTTCTCTGAATCACATCAGTAACGCTTGGGGAGCAAGAtctaaaatgtgttaaaaagggaacttcttcttcttgttcctCATATTAAAACCCTTTTCTCTATCTAAATATCAAAGtgtttgtcatttttctcaCAACTCAGAATGCTATCCCTTTGCCTTCCTTGCTTGTTCTTCTCTTCATACGCAGTGtataaaggaaattaagtgtttgttttctacaCTGGTCTAATATTCTGTCATCTGACCAGCAATTCAGACGGTCCATGAGAGGCTCAATCCTCAGAAGGAATATTGCACACAGAGAACTCCAAAGTTTTCAGCAGTTTTAGCTAaatttaatgagaaataaactGTCCTAACACTTTAGctctcatttcagttttataagTCATAAGAACAGCAAgtaaaaaatttcattttttttgccaaaaatgTACTAtcttgataaaaataaaatacattctttagTCACATTTGCTTTGATTAAAAACAGCTAATATGACTTTCTTAAGTGCTTAGaataaaatctctgctttcattttatttcattctgaataCATTTGCAGTTGAGTTCAGCATTTcatgtttgtatgtttgttttcctgtagtcTGAAGTATGCTGTCCTACATTCTTCAACTGGAATAGTGTCTTTCTAAAATGCAAAGATATCAAAGGATTCAGGAAATTAGACTTATTTATTCTAGACAACAGAGCTTTAACAGACAGAGAaccaaaataatgaaacagaaTAGGCTTTGGAAGACTTTCTGTTGCAatgaatgttttgaaatttatttttccatctcaaATCACAAACTTTTTATAAAatggtatttctgtttttcagtcaaCTCACAGGCTTTTCAGTCTTGTTCACAGGTGCACTTGACATTGATAACAGGAAAAGAATAGAtgtgagaaaggaaatatatcagttttatttagtagtctcctaaaaaaaaaaggtcgacacatttctgtttttactctTCCATGACAAAGAAATAAGTCAGTCgtcatcttttctgcttttttaatctttctatttcagtataccttttactgttttaatcGCTATGTTTTGTCCACTAAACGGAAAGGAATCACCATCCCTGTCAAAAGAGGCACTAAGCAGCTGTCACCTTAGCTTATGGTTATAGCTCAGAAAGAAACTGATGTTACTGAAGTTCCAAGTGAGCTTTCTGTGTAGAGTGCCATGAGTGATAGGGTATGAAGAAGAGTGAAAAAATCCTCCCTGGATTTAGTGAGGGTTGCTCCAGAAGATGCAGGTGCTCTTAGTACCTAATATTGAACTGAAATACATCTGCTCACTAAATGTTCTAGAAATGAGGCAGGCAGAAAAGcttaacatttctctttctatgTCAAAATCTCTAGGACTAATGTAATTGGCAATAAGACTGGACTTTCTCACTTAAAGAATCCTTactgagtttttctttcagtctacCTATATGTTCATTTGTCATAGTACAGATCTGGCTGttgctaaaataaaagcaaaacaatgtcTTTATTACAGGGATATTTATatagaaagaaatgtatttttacagtttatGTAAACATAGCTGAGggttgatattttaaaattattctacaGGAAAGTTTCTTTTGCAGTGTATCGTGCAAGATCCACAGATTTGAATTGTGTTGTAGGCCTGAAATTGCAAGAAAGCAACTCACAAATGTATGGGAAATCTAATTCTAATGcttataaaaaaatactttctcacTTTATTTATGACATTTTCAACTAAAACCACAAGTGGTAGACAGATGCTGTGGTTGTGGTGGAGGAAGGACTTATAAGTACCCTGAACGAGATGGAAACATAAATACAGTGCTAACTAAAcccaaataaaaacagtaatggGAGAGCTGAAGAACTTTGAAATGCTATGTTGTGAGTCCAGCAGCTTAATCTGGCCATTTAAAAGGCAAAGTATCAAAAGTAAGTGTGACAGTGCAGGGATTTCTGCTGGCCCAGGCTTTCACAAGCAAGGAATTCAACAATAGAGCCCCAGAAAGATTTGgcaaaaggaaaggcaaagagGGAGTGATGATTATCTATACTCCACATCTTCCTACGATGTGAAACAGGTTGTGAACGTGCAAGTCTTGTGTGCTCTGCatgctccctcctcccctgcagaAGACGCTAGGGAACTATTCACTCCTTGTGATGGACATCTTCTTTTGCTCCTTGTGAAGGACATCTTCCTTACCAAAAACCATGCCAAGGGGACCCACCCTCTTTGGAGAGCTCTTGTAGGTATCTAAACACAAAGCCCAGAACTTTACAGTCCAGGCACCCTGCTCAAGAGGTGCCTCAATGTGGGAGGCACTTGTGTTTTACTGACAGTTCTGCTCCATAAACATGTAAAATCTACCTTTAGGCAGGCCACAAATCCCGACActgttttgcatatttcttaTCAGCATGTGCtatctgaaaaagcaaattagAAGCTGATTTCAGAAGATACCTTTGTGATTAGCCCTAACATAAAACTCAGTGTAAGAGATATTGAACAGCTTTATGCATAGTGCAATAGATTTGATGGAGGTTTTCACCCATACTCCCACCTCCCAAGTACAGAGTAGCTGTAGGAATAGCAATCTAGAGGTGAGATCTCTCAGTCCCTGAGAGTAAATATCTTTCACTTGCAAAGGCCTATTATTAAGGCTCTGTAGTTACTTTGGTATACATAAAACCTTTGTTCCGGGAAATGCAGGGTTACTAGGTACAAATGGGTGTCACTTGAAACAGATTTCTGAGGCAATAATGGGTTCATGAATAGATGTTTACTATGGTATGTCACAGATAGAAGAGCTGAAATAGATAGCATTACCTTTTTTCAAGAGCTTAGTGTCAGTTAAGTGCCTTTCCAAGTTCCCCTGAAAACTGAAGAGTTAGTTTCATTCTTGATATCGTTCCACCACCAAGCACAGAATTTCATCTGGAATGGATTTGGCTCAAAGGGTTTTTTGCAGTTGTGATCATGTGATGTGCTTATTACTCAGAACGTGTTTGTTCTGTGCCATATTCAGAACACGTCTCTGACATCTTTGCTATTCCTACTTTCTTGtgcctttttctgtgtttccaatAGTTCAGCTAGAAACCCCTTGAAAGACTGGCAACATTAGTAAACATTACCTGCTTGATGCTGactatttctgaatattttcagctgACATTTGAAGTACTATATCTTACTGATGAAAtcaagaaataacagaaataagcCTACACCAATCTTCTTACTGCtacagctgcctttttttttttttttttggatctgcactcagtttatttttagggttgaatatttctttcctgcacTGCAGCCATCAATAGAGACTTCATCTTTGCCAGGTCTCAAGAATCATCAACAGTTATTTTGTGAAAGTCATTTGATAAGAGCTTTTGTCAGAAACCTAAGCTTTTGTCAGAATGGTAGTAGCCAGCCAGAGATATGAGGACTGAAGGCTGATCACCTCTCTGAGGGGCAGATCTGCTATGCTGCTCCCTGGCTATGACTACAGTTAAATTAAAGGTCTTATTTAACTGGATCTGAGGTTAAATGACACCGAATGACTTGTGCCTATGTTTTTAGAAACTAGCCTCTCTTGTGGCAAGTGTTTCTTGGAGAGATGAAACAGTGGAGATGATCAGAGTCCATGAGTAATACTGTGTGCTTGTACTCACTCTCTGGTCCTCTTTATTAATCAGCATAGATGTGCCCACAGTCACCAGCTGGCTTGGCCTGGAATCCTTTTTAGGTCCATAGTTCCACTCTTCATAGAATTTACTGATCATCGATTATCTGCCTTTCACATCATTCATTAccacttctttgctttttttgaccCTCTACTTTTGTTAAATTGCACTCCTGCATGCATGTAGTGCTTTGAGGCATGAGTTCCTGTTTGCATCTACTAAATGCTGCTACactgtgtaaaataaataagctaaACCATAAGAGACTGTGTCTGCCAAGAAAGGTCTATATAGGCCAGACAGTGAAagcatggttttattttgcagactGCAAAACTGAAACTCATTTTGCAGAATTATAGGTGACTCGAATAAGCAGTTTCaaactattaaaacaaaacaaacaaacaaacaaaaaaaaaaccagcatttACTTGGAATGGATCTCTGTTTAGTTggacaaaaagaaatcagaaaatattctatATTACAAGAGAGCAAGGTCTTGGCGTCTGACGTAGATAGGATGGGTTTAGCTCTTGGGAAACTTATGGCATAGTGTTCTCATGCAgacattaatttcatttcaatttgtGATGTGATATTCCGTGTGccacaataacaaaacaataaGGTATGATAACGTgtagtttgcaaaaaaaatatcagaaagccTCTCAGTAGGGAAAAAGTAGCTGTTCAAAGCTAGAAAGAAATGAGACAGGTAAAACACTACAATGATTTGGAGGGAGGAGGCATTTGTCAGGAGAACATTTTAATTGATTCAATTCATTCAGAAATAATGTCAAACTACACAGgcctttttcttattaaattaaTATAGAATGATAGAACTATAGAGTGGTTTcggttggaaaggaccttaaagaccatccagttccaaccctctgccatgggcagggggacacctcccactagatcaggttgcatAAGAAGCGtgtttgtaatttgttttaacacattgcttttctttctcttgactTTTGCCCTCTAGGTTTGGAAGCCAAGAGTTCATGATATGATCCAGCTGGCTTATAGATCAACAACCACCTTGTGAATAATGGTTGAAAACGGATCCCACCTGGACAATGAAACACTTGCAATGCTCCAGAATAGAGCTATCTCCGTCACCCTCCCAGTGGTGTATACACTGGTGGCTATCATCAGTATCCCTGGCAACTTGTTCTCCCTTTGGGTGCTCTGCTTGCATATCAAACCCAAAACGCCTTCTGTTATCTTCATGATCAACCTGAGCATCACAGATCTCATGCTGGccttctgctttcccttccaAATATCTTATCACATCCAGAGCAATCATTGGATCTTTGGCAAGATTCTTTGCAGCCTTGTGACTGTGATGTTCTACTCCAACATGTATTCTTCCATACTGACCATGACTTGTATCAGCATTGAGCGGTACATGGGTGTGGTATATCCCATGAAGTTGGTcaagtggagaagaaaaagatatgcCTTCGGTGCCTGTATGGTAATGTGGCTTTTCTTGCTACTAGCTTTCTATCCACTGGAAAGCACAGATCTGACCTATGAAGTGAAAGAACTGGGGATTATAACCTGTTTTGACGTTCTCAAGTGGGATATGCTGCCCAATTTTGCAGCCTGGGTGGCCTTTCTCCTCACGCTATTTGTTGTGCTCTTCCTGATCCCTTTCATTGTAACAGTTGGATGCTACATCGGCATCATTCGGAAGCTTATTCAGACATCAAACAGATATGGTAACAGGCAGAAGACTAGATCCATATACCTGGCAATTATAGTCCTTTCGGTGTTCGTCACTTGCTTCGCCCCCAATAACTTTATCCTACTTGCGCATATGATCGTCCGCCTGTTTTACAAGAGGAGTTTGTACCCTGCCTACAAGCTCACCTTGTGCCTCAGTTGCCTCAACAACTGCATAGATCCCTTCATTTACTACTTTGCCTCTAAAGAATTTTACCAGAAATTGATGCAAGTGTTTCGCCCTAAAGTACTGCTCAGTGACAGCTTGGAAACCAGAAGGGAAAGCTTATTTTCTGGCAGGACCATGTCAGCCAGATCGATGTCAAGTGGACCTATGGATGGGTTAGAGGGAGTAACAGTCTATTTGCAAAGGCAGGAAAGTGTTTTCTAGCCTTAGACTTCCCCAGCAGAAAGGCACCTGTGAGTTCCATGAGtagagacagaaaatatttctttttgaatgtcTACCCTCAAAGTAACATGCTCTAGTGACAGAAGTCAAACCATATGCATATTGTGCATGCTACTTGAGTAAGTGACTATTTTCTGATAAAAAGTGGAAGCACAAAAGGAACTGAGTTTATTCAAAAAGCCCCTGAAGCAAACCCAGTGTAGATAATTAAGGGTTGGCCTGGAATTAGTCCAAGGGATAAGTTTAGAACAAGAATTACTTTCAAGTTGTATAATCTCAGTGTTACCCAATGCTTGAGATCCTCAGTGAATGTGAAATATTACTGTATATGAGTTATAGCATACATTGAAATGGGATTTTGGGAAGGGGAGTTATTTTTCTAAGCAAtgtgctggttttttttttt
This is a stretch of genomic DNA from Cygnus atratus isolate AKBS03 ecotype Queensland, Australia chromosome 1, CAtr_DNAZoo_HiC_assembly, whole genome shotgun sequence. It encodes these proteins:
- the P2RY8 gene encoding P2Y purinoceptor 8 encodes the protein MVENGSHLDNETLAMLQNRAISVTLPVVYTLVAIISIPGNLFSLWVLCLHIKPKTPSVIFMINLSITDLMLAFCFPFQISYHIQSNHWIFGKILCSLVTVMFYSNMYSSILTMTCISIERYMGVVYPMKLVKWRRKRYAFGACMVMWLFLLLAFYPLESTDLTYEVKELGIITCFDVLKWDMLPNFAAWVAFLLTLFVVLFLIPFIVTVGCYIGIIRKLIQTSNRYGNRQKTRSIYLAIIVLSVFVTCFAPNNFILLAHMIVRLFYKRSLYPAYKLTLCLSCLNNCIDPFIYYFASKEFYQKLMQVFRPKVLLSDSLETRRESLFSGRTMSARSMSSGPMDGLEGVTVYLQRQESVF